The following are from one region of the Natronosporangium hydrolyticum genome:
- a CDS encoding DUF6445 family protein, with protein MRQAVTEVPHSLRGEVHIIDDFYEKPDAVRRLALDAEFVGFDGRANFPGGESVKAYWSPQHRDRFAELVGKAIDIDPSQWVFGKFRLALANETGRTKVHVDFVDWTAVIYLSLDTDCSGGLGIYRHRETGLERVPRGSDLAAYRCSSLEEFDSRYIMRDSLHDDRWELLHQVDIRYNRCVLFRGSRLFHGITRTFGGGSADGRLTQNFFFMDAVEGSSA; from the coding sequence ATGAGGCAAGCGGTGACAGAGGTGCCGCACTCTCTGCGCGGCGAGGTCCACATCATCGACGACTTCTACGAGAAGCCTGACGCCGTACGCCGACTGGCCCTCGACGCCGAGTTCGTCGGCTTCGACGGACGGGCGAACTTTCCGGGAGGGGAGAGCGTCAAGGCGTACTGGTCACCTCAACACCGCGACCGCTTCGCCGAGCTGGTCGGGAAGGCCATCGACATCGACCCATCGCAGTGGGTGTTCGGCAAGTTCCGACTCGCGCTCGCCAACGAAACGGGGCGTACGAAAGTACATGTCGACTTCGTCGACTGGACCGCGGTGATATATCTCAGCCTCGACACCGACTGTTCCGGCGGGCTCGGTATCTATCGACACCGTGAGACCGGGTTGGAGCGGGTACCGCGCGGTAGCGACCTCGCCGCTTACCGCTGTTCGTCGCTGGAGGAGTTCGACAGCAGGTATATCATGCGTGACAGCCTGCACGACGACCGCTGGGAACTGCTCCATCAGGTCGACATCCGGTACAACCGGTGCGTTCTCTTCCGCGGCTCCCGGTTGTTCCACGGCATCACCCGGACGTTCGGCGGCGGGTCGGCCGACGGGCGGCTGACCCAGAACTTCTTCTTCATGGACGCCGTCGAGGGGAGCTCCGCATGA
- a CDS encoding pentapeptide repeat-containing protein, which produces MRSLLDMARAAVDLPGSPESYRLVTLDALGHTASGLELVSGTEVAVADLRSVLGRSATELSRHRLSLQRLGVVAIEGEAARTVALLDGWRLIRSHGRQADLASADLRGADLTGADLIGSDLSYADLQGAWLDSANLRGARLRCTDLQGASLRCASMFGADLTEADLRRCDLRHSDLREATCAGVALRGADTWAAYVWEVDFSSAFLEGCEIGRADYRGADSKPAGARS; this is translated from the coding sequence ATGAGGTCGCTGCTGGACATGGCACGAGCGGCGGTCGACCTGCCGGGGTCGCCGGAGTCATACCGATTGGTGACCCTGGACGCGTTGGGGCACACCGCCAGCGGGCTGGAACTCGTCAGCGGAACGGAGGTCGCGGTGGCCGACCTGCGTTCGGTACTGGGACGCTCCGCCACGGAGCTGTCGCGCCATCGGCTGTCGCTGCAGCGGCTCGGGGTGGTGGCAATCGAGGGTGAGGCGGCGCGGACGGTGGCCCTGCTTGACGGTTGGCGCCTCATCCGGTCGCACGGCCGTCAGGCCGATCTGGCCTCTGCCGACCTGCGCGGCGCGGATCTCACCGGCGCGGATCTCATCGGAAGCGATCTTTCCTATGCCGACCTTCAGGGGGCGTGGCTGGACAGCGCAAATCTCCGGGGTGCCCGTCTGCGGTGCACGGACCTGCAGGGCGCCAGCTTGCGCTGTGCCAGCATGTTCGGCGCCGACTTGACCGAGGCCGACCTGCGCCGCTGCGACCTGCGCCATAGCGATCTCAGAGAGGCAACGTGTGCCGGGGTGGCGCTGCGTGGCGCGGACACCTGGGCGGCTTACGTCTGGGAAGTCGACTTCTCCTCCGCGTTTCTGGAGGGATGCGAGATCGGGCGTGCCGACTACCGGGGTGCCGACTCGAAGCCGGCCGGCGCGCGGTCATAA
- a CDS encoding cobalamin-dependent protein (Presence of a B(12) (cobalamin)-binding domain implies dependence on cobalamin itself, in one of its several forms, or in some unusual lineages, dependence on a cobalamin-like analog.), which yields MIRAVQHATPPEAVADSGAGSELRVVLVCMPWALLDMPSLAVSTLVPVATETAKTAQVDVVYANLRWCDYLTERTGGRIGAAQYQQVVEGYYHALGEWIFSPALYGADDPMDTPFYLTARANGADLDDACEMYRLAPGFVMALATELVDAGYDVVGLTSTFDQNMPSLALARAVKERSPRVITVMGGANCDDEQGAALHRSFPAVDFVVRGEGELTFLGYSGPSASAMWSRRRPTRPR from the coding sequence ATGATACGAGCCGTCCAGCACGCCACGCCTCCGGAGGCGGTGGCTGACTCCGGAGCGGGCAGCGAGTTGCGAGTAGTCCTGGTCTGCATGCCGTGGGCATTGCTGGACATGCCGTCGCTCGCCGTCAGCACCCTGGTACCAGTCGCGACCGAGACCGCCAAGACGGCGCAGGTGGATGTCGTCTACGCCAATCTGCGGTGGTGCGACTACCTCACCGAGAGGACCGGTGGGCGTATCGGGGCGGCGCAGTACCAGCAGGTCGTAGAAGGGTATTACCACGCGCTGGGCGAGTGGATCTTCTCCCCTGCGCTCTACGGCGCGGATGACCCCATGGATACGCCGTTCTACCTCACCGCCCGTGCCAACGGCGCCGACCTCGACGACGCCTGTGAGATGTACCGCCTTGCGCCGGGGTTCGTGATGGCTCTGGCAACGGAGCTGGTGGACGCCGGGTACGACGTGGTGGGCCTGACCTCCACATTCGATCAGAATATGCCATCCCTGGCACTGGCACGGGCCGTGAAAGAGCGTAGTCCAAGGGTGATTACCGTGATGGGTGGGGCTAACTGCGATGACGAGCAGGGAGCAGCGCTGCACCGCAGTTTTCCCGCCGTCGACTTTGTCGTACGAGGTGAGGGGGAGCTGACGTTCCTCGGCTACTCCGGGCCGTCAGCGTCCGCAATGTGGTCGAGGCGGAGACCTACCAGGCCGCGCTAG
- a CDS encoding RiPP maturation radical SAM C-methyltransferase, with protein MVEAETYQAALAGIDGLCWRATDGEPVTNPQQAPAVPVAAIPPADLTHFFEQFARATSVSDIDPKIQLEGARGCWWGEKHHCTFCGLNGSLMGFRAKSADRLLAEITDAVRRHRTLDVVFADNIMDMGYIRDLVPKLSELDWDLRLFFEAKSNLSFAQLRALADGKVTQLQPGVESLSSNVLRLMRKGVAAWQNVRMLRDCRTLAIYPGWNILYGFPGETADDYAEVVRQMSFLRHLTPPEGCYRVVLTRFSPYFQDPSLGLINRGPSALLSKVYRLPKQELAQLGYLFESEKAGIRGEDVQALEAATRDWHTNHAGRRLVAIPDGSALRIVDERSPSPSEHVLKDPVETTAFHATLRGRSAAAVHRQLEAAGLSVSGEQVADLIHSWHEQGWMFRDGDYFVALPTGLSYD; from the coding sequence GTGGTCGAGGCGGAGACCTACCAGGCCGCGCTAGCCGGCATTGACGGACTGTGCTGGCGGGCCACTGACGGCGAGCCGGTGACGAACCCACAGCAGGCACCGGCCGTTCCGGTCGCGGCCATCCCGCCGGCCGACCTAACCCACTTCTTCGAGCAGTTCGCACGTGCCACCTCCGTGTCCGACATCGATCCGAAGATCCAACTCGAAGGTGCCCGGGGCTGTTGGTGGGGAGAGAAACACCATTGCACCTTCTGCGGGCTGAATGGATCTCTCATGGGCTTCCGGGCCAAGAGCGCCGATCGACTGTTGGCGGAGATCACTGACGCTGTGCGGCGCCACCGCACGCTGGACGTCGTATTCGCGGACAACATCATGGACATGGGCTACATCCGTGACCTGGTCCCCAAACTCAGCGAGCTGGACTGGGACCTGCGGTTGTTCTTCGAAGCAAAGTCGAACCTGTCGTTCGCCCAGTTGAGGGCTCTCGCCGATGGCAAGGTGACCCAGCTCCAGCCCGGTGTGGAGTCGTTGAGCAGCAACGTCCTGAGACTCATGCGCAAGGGAGTGGCCGCGTGGCAGAACGTGCGTATGCTGCGGGACTGCCGGACGCTGGCGATCTACCCGGGCTGGAACATCCTCTACGGCTTCCCCGGAGAGACAGCAGACGACTACGCCGAGGTGGTGCGTCAGATGTCGTTCCTGCGTCATCTCACCCCGCCGGAGGGGTGTTACCGCGTGGTTCTGACCCGTTTCAGTCCGTACTTTCAAGATCCCAGCCTCGGACTGATCAACCGGGGTCCGTCGGCGCTGCTGTCGAAGGTGTACCGGCTTCCCAAGCAAGAGCTGGCACAGCTCGGTTACCTGTTCGAAAGTGAGAAGGCCGGTATCCGCGGCGAGGATGTCCAGGCGCTGGAGGCCGCTACCAGGGACTGGCACACCAATCACGCCGGTAGACGGTTGGTAGCCATACCAGATGGGTCAGCATTACGGATCGTCGACGAGCGCTCCCCCTCCCCATCGGAGCATGTGCTCAAGGACCCGGTGGAAACCACCGCTTTCCACGCGACACTGCGGGGACGTTCGGCCGCGGCGGTACACCGGCAGCTCGAAGCGGCGGGCTTGTCGGTCAGCGGTGAGCAGGTGGCCGATCTGATACACAGCTGGCATGAGCAAGGCTGGATGTTCCGCGACGGCGACTACTTCGTCGCCTTGCCGACCGGGCTCAGCTATGACTGA
- a CDS encoding DUF5825 family protein, translating into MTDGIRHRALTHATVRSALVVDWPSTRLHTRQQLAAYAMAGMRGLQIADTVELDDSDPLPTAKFIRLLVDAAGVGLRAFWCGTVARPLTAQLRHLDPPRSRSGVPAWPVPRRPLLTMRRGPGFVQVEDLRVTPTARYVISEPAAVSVLRTLETPGPAPDERALATLQGLAAGGLVLQLRDTWVTVAVRFGYARA; encoded by the coding sequence ATGACTGATGGTATCCGACACCGAGCATTGACCCACGCCACGGTGAGATCCGCGCTCGTGGTCGACTGGCCCTCGACCCGCCTTCACACCCGCCAGCAGTTGGCGGCATACGCCATGGCGGGCATGCGGGGTCTACAGATCGCCGACACTGTTGAGCTGGACGACAGCGATCCGCTCCCCACCGCGAAGTTCATCCGGCTTCTCGTTGATGCCGCCGGGGTCGGCTTGCGTGCCTTCTGGTGTGGGACCGTAGCCCGTCCCCTGACAGCGCAACTTCGCCATCTGGACCCGCCGCGCAGCAGATCCGGCGTACCGGCCTGGCCGGTTCCGAGGCGGCCGCTGTTGACGATGCGTCGAGGCCCGGGCTTCGTCCAGGTCGAGGACCTACGGGTTACTCCGACGGCGCGGTACGTGATCTCAGAGCCGGCCGCCGTGTCCGTGCTCAGAACCCTCGAGACCCCCGGGCCCGCACCGGACGAGCGAGCGCTCGCGACACTGCAGGGCTTGGCAGCAGGCGGACTGGTCCTCCAGCTCCGGGACACCTGGGTGACAGTCGCCGTGCGATTCGGTTACGCGCGGGCATGA
- a CDS encoding M16 family metallopeptidase has protein sequence MSEVRFSVLSNGLRVVADRHPIVPLVAVNLWYAVGSRHERRGEHGLAHLLEHLMCLGAARHSDYPRRLQAVGGGHFNATTNQDRTTYFQTAPPDFLPEVLRYEADRMASLGDSIDQERLDSQRRVVRNEARQSHDLRLAEALLSAAFPVGHPYHHPICQARVGHGTG, from the coding sequence ATGAGCGAGGTACGATTCTCCGTTCTCAGCAACGGATTACGGGTGGTGGCGGATCGTCATCCGATCGTGCCGCTGGTCGCTGTGAACCTGTGGTACGCGGTCGGCTCCCGACACGAGCGCCGTGGCGAACACGGCCTCGCCCATCTACTGGAACATCTGATGTGCCTGGGCGCAGCACGTCATAGTGACTACCCTCGTCGCCTGCAGGCAGTGGGGGGTGGCCATTTCAACGCCACGACAAACCAGGACCGGACGACATACTTCCAGACCGCTCCGCCCGACTTCCTTCCGGAGGTTCTGCGCTATGAGGCTGACCGGATGGCCAGTCTCGGCGACTCGATCGACCAGGAACGGCTCGACTCACAGCGTCGCGTTGTCCGCAACGAGGCGCGGCAGAGCCATGACCTACGCCTCGCCGAGGCGCTCCTGAGCGCCGCCTTCCCGGTCGGGCACCCCTACCACCACCCTATCTGTCAGGCTCGGGTGGGACATGGGACAGGGTAA
- a CDS encoding M16 family metallopeptidase — protein sequence MKQLEQLTPGDVAGFHHRYYGPGNATLTLVGDIDPASAVRLAEACFGDLAPRIPPELPSMSPAGNRSQQAVVLESSNLPDDRVHLGFRIPPVGDPEHDVVTVLGAVLGLGRGSLLARSLVEGGLVLPAGELMTVWRCSGDSSLLVAGLRAAPGVKAEEVEAAARDVMEAAWSQMVEDDLQRASALVVAQVLRHMETVSGRADFLSEMTTVFGDPLAATGFVHRIRAVSLDDLRDTARRLLVSDDAFVVKCVARRD from the coding sequence ATGAAGCAGCTTGAGCAGCTGACGCCGGGCGATGTCGCTGGGTTTCACCACAGGTATTACGGCCCGGGGAACGCCACGCTGACTCTCGTAGGGGATATTGATCCCGCGTCGGCGGTACGGCTGGCCGAGGCATGCTTCGGCGACCTGGCTCCTCGTATCCCGCCGGAACTGCCGTCGATGTCGCCAGCCGGCAACCGCTCACAGCAGGCCGTTGTGCTCGAATCTTCCAATCTGCCGGACGACCGCGTTCATCTGGGGTTTCGAATCCCGCCCGTCGGGGATCCCGAACATGACGTGGTCACCGTCTTGGGGGCGGTGCTCGGCCTGGGCCGGGGCAGCTTGCTGGCGAGAAGCCTCGTCGAAGGCGGCTTGGTCCTGCCGGCCGGCGAGCTGATGACGGTCTGGAGGTGCAGCGGCGACAGTTCACTACTGGTGGCTGGACTGAGGGCGGCACCTGGGGTCAAGGCGGAGGAAGTGGAAGCAGCCGCCCGCGATGTCATGGAGGCTGCCTGGTCCCAGATGGTCGAGGACGACCTGCAACGGGCGAGCGCACTGGTGGTTGCGCAGGTCCTGCGTCACATGGAGACAGTCAGTGGGCGCGCCGACTTCCTCAGTGAGATGACGACGGTCTTCGGCGACCCGCTCGCCGCTACGGGGTTCGTCCACCGGATCCGCGCCGTCTCGCTTGACGATCTTCGCGATACCGCTAGACGGTTACTCGTCAGTGACGATGCGTTCGTTGTCAAGTGCGTGGCGAGGCGGGACTGA
- a CDS encoding M16 family metallopeptidase, producing the protein MIAWPRCLWRDQTLMVNLPRRATAAATLVVESGAAADPPGRAGLATLLARLLQAGTPDMDAELAVGLERLGARFATHAGWDALRLTVEAPRSSLAAAVALMARHLRTAPGASLSGTQLQQHASWVERRWARPAVVGEAAFREAALRGRCRMPLEGTPATARALETVDVERAHGALSAVQRSLLMAGDLTSAEWDEVLGAAGDLGAPHETRQQHARRVEEPPFGQTAPRLVVVDRPGSGSSLVSLGWRLPSYSRDGHAALILYLSALTGAHGSRLTRALRERESYTYSIGSKLDLSRHSGCVAISFRVSRAATASAVRAAVAAIERLSRHGFTANELRVARAYKAGRMTANLQTPRDVCHMMASLVESGRPADDIFALRDEILRLSRARLNSLARQTLSLGRLVVVVVGDASRVRDGLAELPLARIATFHPSSP; encoded by the coding sequence TTGATCGCGTGGCCGCGCTGCTTGTGGCGAGACCAGACCCTGATGGTGAACCTTCCCCGTCGAGCCACCGCCGCCGCCACCCTCGTAGTGGAGTCGGGCGCTGCCGCCGACCCGCCCGGCCGCGCCGGCCTGGCGACCCTGCTGGCACGACTGCTTCAAGCCGGTACGCCGGACATGGATGCCGAACTGGCCGTCGGTCTGGAACGCTTGGGAGCCCGATTTGCTACCCATGCCGGCTGGGACGCTCTACGCCTCACCGTGGAGGCGCCCCGGTCGTCCCTTGCAGCCGCAGTGGCTCTGATGGCCCGCCATCTGCGTACCGCGCCCGGAGCATCGCTGTCGGGCACCCAGCTACAGCAGCACGCCAGCTGGGTCGAGCGGCGATGGGCGCGCCCCGCGGTCGTGGGGGAGGCCGCGTTCCGAGAGGCGGCCCTGCGTGGGCGGTGCCGGATGCCCCTGGAGGGCACGCCGGCCACGGCCAGGGCTTTGGAGACGGTGGATGTCGAACGTGCTCACGGTGCCCTGTCGGCCGTGCAACGGTCGCTGCTGATGGCCGGGGACCTGACGTCAGCGGAGTGGGACGAGGTGCTTGGTGCCGCCGGTGACCTTGGCGCACCCCACGAGACCCGTCAGCAGCACGCCCGGCGGGTGGAGGAACCACCGTTCGGCCAAACCGCCCCTCGGCTCGTCGTGGTTGATCGGCCGGGATCGGGTTCGAGCCTGGTGTCCCTTGGATGGCGACTGCCGTCGTACAGCCGTGACGGGCATGCCGCGCTGATCCTGTACCTTTCCGCACTGACCGGTGCCCACGGCTCGCGGCTCACGCGGGCGTTGCGGGAGCGGGAAAGCTACACGTACTCGATTGGCAGCAAACTCGACCTGTCGCGCCACAGCGGGTGTGTCGCTATCTCGTTTCGGGTATCCCGCGCCGCAACAGCGTCGGCCGTGCGGGCGGCCGTCGCCGCGATCGAGCGGTTGTCACGGCACGGCTTCACCGCGAACGAACTTCGCGTGGCGCGCGCATACAAGGCCGGTAGGATGACGGCGAACTTGCAGACCCCTCGAGACGTGTGCCACATGATGGCCAGTCTGGTGGAGTCGGGCCGGCCGGCTGACGACATCTTCGCGCTGCGCGACGAGATCCTACGGTTGTCTCGGGCGCGGCTGAATTCGCTTGCCCGCCAGACGCTGTCATTGGGCCGGCTGGTGGTCGTGGTAGTCGGAGACGCCTCCCGGGTCAGGGACGGTCTCGCCGAACTCCCGCTGGCGCGAATCGCCACCTTTCACCCATCCTCACCGTGA
- a CDS encoding RICIN domain-containing protein translates to MRTLQPAGCGISFQAPRPSCPCKGRGRRVVRPCRNGTANGTAVIIWTCHGGANQQWNLNSNGSVANVLSGLCVDVSDFGTANGSRVQLWICSGGSNQQWTLG, encoded by the coding sequence CTGCGGACACTCCAGCCAGCAGGCTGTGGCATCAGCTTTCAGGCTCCAAGACCTTCTTGCCCATGTAAGGGACGAGGACGGCGGGTAGTTCGACCGTGCCGTAACGGCACCGCCAACGGCACGGCCGTGATCATCTGGACCTGCCACGGCGGAGCCAACCAGCAATGGAACCTCAACTCCAACGGCAGCGTCGCCAACGTCCTTAGCGGGCTGTGCGTGGACGTGTCCGACTTCGGGACCGCCAACGGCTCCCGGGTCCAGCTCTGGATCTGCAGCGGCGGCTCCAACCAGCAATGGACCCTCGGATAA
- a CDS encoding PIN domain-containing protein, with translation MNRTSVPAPRRSSGKPGARAANRKDSSHQQCVELLETFPGPLLLPQPLLAEIGYMLASRAGVQAEVGFLRDVADGVYDLIAVSQDDVNRAAHLVGRYSDLPLGTADAVVVAVAERYGAATIATLDRRHFGVVRPSHVSALTLLP, from the coding sequence GTGAACCGGACCTCGGTGCCCGCGCCAAGGAGGTCGTCAGGGAAGCCTGGAGCCAGGGCCGCCAACCGCAAGGACTCAAGTCACCAGCAATGCGTTGAGCTCCTGGAAACCTTTCCCGGCCCGCTGCTGCTCCCCCAGCCGCTGCTTGCTGAGATCGGCTACATGCTGGCCAGCCGCGCTGGTGTCCAGGCCGAGGTCGGGTTCCTCCGCGATGTCGCCGACGGTGTATACGACTTGATAGCAGTAAGCCAGGACGACGTCAACCGAGCAGCGCACCTCGTGGGACGCTACTCCGACCTACCCCTGGGCACCGCAGACGCAGTCGTCGTCGCGGTCGCCGAGCGGTACGGCGCCGCCACCATCGCTACCTTGGACCGCCGTCACTTCGGCGTCGTCCGCCCCTCCCACGTGTCTGCCCTTACCCTGCTGCCCTGA